A single region of the Streptococcus sanguinis genome encodes:
- a CDS encoding glycosyltransferase family 4 protein, whose protein sequence is MKRILYLHAGAEMYGADKVLLELIKGLDSKEFEAHVILPNDGVLVEALRQVGAQVSVLDYPILRRKYFNPKGIVDYIRSYHFYAKQIALYAREHSIDMVHNNTAAVLEGIYLKRKLKLPLIWHVHEIIVKPKAISDFINMLMGRYADKIVTVSQAVANHIKQSPFIKDSQVEVIYNGVDNAVYYPMDASSIREKFDIAQDALVIGMIGRVNAIKGQNDFIEAVEPLLEKNEQAVAFLAGGVFPGEEWRLEELDKRIASSSVVSQIHRIDYYDKTSELYNMFDIFVLPSIKPDSLPTVVLEAMACSKPVVGYNNGGIAEMVVDDKSGCLVKSNRPRELSNAISLLLDSSEKREKFGRVGYQRQKELFSLESYIKNFSELYKTDRKD, encoded by the coding sequence ATGAAACGGATTTTATACTTGCATGCTGGTGCAGAAATGTATGGAGCAGATAAGGTTTTATTGGAATTGATCAAAGGATTGGATTCCAAAGAATTTGAAGCTCATGTCATCCTGCCAAATGATGGTGTTTTAGTCGAGGCCTTGCGTCAGGTTGGGGCTCAGGTCAGTGTGTTGGATTATCCGATTTTACGAAGGAAGTATTTTAATCCCAAAGGCATTGTAGACTATATCCGCTCTTATCATTTCTATGCTAAGCAAATCGCCCTCTATGCTCGAGAACACAGTATAGATATGGTTCACAATAATACAGCGGCTGTTTTGGAGGGCATCTATTTGAAACGCAAGCTCAAGCTGCCTTTGATTTGGCATGTTCATGAGATTATCGTCAAACCCAAAGCTATTTCTGACTTTATCAATATGCTCATGGGACGATATGCAGACAAGATTGTGACGGTGTCCCAAGCGGTCGCTAATCATATCAAGCAGTCTCCCTTTATCAAAGATAGCCAAGTGGAAGTGATTTATAACGGTGTCGATAATGCTGTCTATTATCCAATGGATGCGTCTTCTATTCGTGAAAAATTTGATATTGCGCAAGATGCACTTGTGATTGGCATGATTGGTCGGGTCAATGCTATCAAAGGACAAAATGATTTCATAGAAGCAGTCGAGCCACTTTTGGAAAAGAATGAGCAAGCGGTGGCTTTCCTAGCTGGAGGTGTTTTTCCTGGTGAAGAATGGCGTTTAGAAGAACTAGATAAGAGAATAGCTTCTTCATCTGTTGTGTCACAAATTCATCGTATTGATTACTACGATAAGACTTCTGAACTTTATAATATGTTTGATATCTTTGTCTTACCAAGTATAAAACCTGATTCCCTACCTACAGTAGTCCTAGAAGCCATGGCTTGTTCAAAACCAGTTGTTGGTTATAACAATGGGGGAATAGCTGAAATGGTAGTAGATGACAAAAGTGGTTGCTTAGTCAAATCAAATCGTCCTCGAGAACTTTCTAATGCCATTTCTCTCTTACTAGATAGTTCTGAAAAAAGAGAAAAATTTGGGCGAGTAGGATATCAGAGACAAAAAGAGCTGTTTTCTTTGGAGAGTTACATCAAGAACTTTTCGGAGTTGTATAAAACAGATAGA